The Procambarus clarkii isolate CNS0578487 chromosome 61, FALCON_Pclarkii_2.0, whole genome shotgun sequence sequence AACATAGGGGGAGCTGTTACTGGTTTTCATTCATACCAAAAACCATTAAAAAAATGCAACCAAATGGTGACAACACCATTAGTGTGTGTGCTGATGCATTATATACTACTATATACCTGTCTCTACCTGacaactgggtggacagcgcttccaattcgtagtcctgaggttccgggttcaatccccagtggaggcggagacaaatgggcaaaatgttcctttcaccctgatgcccctgttacctagcagtacataggtacctgggagttagacagcttctacgggctgcttcctggggggcgtgtaacaaaaaggaggcctgatcgaggaccgggccgcggggacgctaagcctccgaaatcatctcaagatacagaAACAACAACTCTCACACACTCGTTGGTTCCTATGATACAAGCCTCTGAACATtttggtgctgatgctggtgcttggACAATTGCCACATTGTTTCTTGGCCATGTTGATTTTGGACCTGTGGGTTCCAAATCTTTTAGTTGCACCATAGGAATATTGCATGATAGTATTAATACTTTTTGTTATATTGATCATAATATGCTTATTTATACTGCTGAAATTCCTTACAAATGGTAATATTACTTCCTTGCCAAACATCTAGATACAGATGTCTGAACATTTTGCTAGCACTGTATATTCAGCCACGTACTAATCTAAATTCAGTTAATATTTTAGTACTGTACAATATTGCATTTCCAGGCTAAGtttggttaaaaaaaattaaaaatatttattCCTTATTATTCAGGTAATTTTTTATTTTGTTCTGAATCTGAGTTTTGAGTCATTTTGCCTGTCTTGATCATCTTCATCCAGAagatgatttgatttgatttgagaaGTGGGAGTTTTGCTTGTTTTGTCTTGTGGGGCATTTACTTTCTTTACAGCCCTCTTCTtcctttctggcaaagaatgagatggcTGGTTTCCAGACGTGCTTAAGTTTCCAGAGGTTTCCATTGAGGTGATGAATGAGATGGCTGGTTTCCAGAAGTGAGGAGTTGAGGAGGAGTGTGCATTTCCCAGGTGGTGCGCTGGTGGAGCCTACGGAGAGAACTGCTTCACAACCAGGTGGTTTGTTCATCTCGGGTTCATTGTTTAGTTTTCTgtgctttgtttactttgctgttTGTATGTGTCGGCTCATCCACCTTTCTGGTGGCCTTATCTTGATTAGGGTGATCTAAGATCCCCTTCCCCCTTGTTCCTCTTTagaagggggccaggttttgaCCTCTGGTTCTCAGTGGGTTTACAAGCACTTCCAAATGTTTGGCAGGAATTAAATTAAGTAGACTATTCAAGTTTAGTATACCTGAAGTGGGTTCCAGGAGTTCTTttgctccccaagcctggcctgagaCCAGGCTTAAGTGGTGATAACTTGGTATAACAGGCTGTAGCTATCGGTAAAGAGCCACCAAGGACCCATGAAAAACTAACCATTTCACCTTCACTCGCGGGATGGATATTTTTATTAATTTAGTAAATCTCTCTACAGAGGCCCACACAAgttccccccgccccccctcttACTATAATTACTGTACAGTAGTTTATTAGGGATCACAAACCCAATGTGTGGGGAGTTGGGGAAAAGAAAGTTTAGTCACATAATGGATTCAGGAACTGGTCTTCAATGTTCTTTAAGGAACCATCTCCAGCAATACCCTTCACTGGTCGATACGGCAACAGCCTTGTTTCTTGTGGGGTCAgtgttcgatccctgatggtccGTGTGctagggcaccattccttcagtgTCATTttttcccagctcttagtctgtccctaTATCCATTACAAATGCTTTATATTGTCATGCTGGCTTAGTGCTCTCTTCTCATACCTACCTTACCTCATAGGTACTTGTGTGTACAAACAATATACGTGCATTCCTTGAACAAAATATTTCATATGATTTTTatagggaattttttttttacttgacaGAGCTTTTGGACGTCTTGGATTGTAATGTAATATCAGTCGAATGGCCAGCAGGACAAGGTTGGATGTTACTAACGTATTATACTGCTGTTAGTCGGGTTCCCAGCGTGGCTAAGGACACAACTCTTTTGATTAAAAGTTTAGCCGCTCACAAGGCCTTGCATCTGAAAGATGTACACTTTATAGGGCATTCCTTGGGTGCTCATGTTGCTGGAATAGCATCAAAGCCTTACGGTGGCAAAATTGGACGTATTACAGGTATGTATAtagcattttttttatttgtgtaaatATACGGTGTACTTACAGAAATGTACAATATAGCTATGACTCACTTATTTCATGTTAATTATGTAGTATGAAATATTTGAGAGGTAACATAGTCTTCAATAATGTATGCTATGTAGTCTTCCTGGCTTGGTACCTTGTTTTTTATAATTACATCACTTTGTGTCACTTAAAGTGACACAAAGTGGTCACTTAAAGGTAAGTGGAAATTCATGGGTTGAAGTTTTTGGATGGGAGTGGTAGAATAAGCAAAGATCCTGTATAGTTGCACCTGTCAGTCCTATTGTTATTAGAAATTGAGATTTCGTGTTTTATAATTGAGAAGTTTTATTAGTTGATTAGTTTATGCAGGTGCATAATCGTTTCATTTTCTTGGGCTTGTATTTTGACATTGGTTCGTCCAACTTGCTAACTTCAGGTATGATTGTCATGTAAATAGTGTCCAGTGATTGGAACTGAACCACTAACTTCTGAATGTAAATGTGAGTAATCACTCATTGTTTAATGCAAGAATTCTTAACCGTTTTAGAATTATAGAACCACCAATGCGTTAATCAGTACATTCCCATACCCCCTTTCACCAGTCTCAGTCCCCAATGGACTACCTAATATGTCCCCCATACCTCCTTTCCCAGACTGATGaaatcaccatcacccaccagtCCTATTAGGTACCAGTGTGAATTTAAAAGATGTCAAGACCTTGGGTTTATTGACCAGTCCAcagctggaccattctcaagtcgattgtgaatggtccaggacggaccgaaacgttgtcgtcccttcattttctagtgtgcggattggtcaacatacatcagccacattattgtgactcattgccggcaCCTTGGGTTTACTTCACGTTTGGAGAGCTACCAAAAGAGCAGctgaaattaaattgtaaaaattTTATCATATTTATGGCaaatcacaaatacacaagttagCTACAACTAGTGAGATTTTTGCTGTTTTCGTGCAAAATCAAAATGTGGAACTGCTTTAATCCATAGTTATAATGGTGATAATTAAGTCTTATACTGGGTACCCCAGTTAAGAACCCCCTGCTTCAGTGTCATCAAAGCTGGCTTATAAAGTGCCTAAATTTTAAATTGGAAGTCAGTAGTTCGATACTACACGGCCTGATATACAGCATTTGCATTTATTGCTGCTTGTGTTTTAAGAATTTGTAGCTGCACATTGTGTTTGCTGGTCTACAAGGTGGCTTTAGTGAAATAACCTTAAATTGTAGTCAGCGTGTGACTATGGAATGAGTATAAATGTGAATAATCACTCTCTCTTTTATTGTGGCTGGCATATAAGGTACCTAACTTCCAGTCAGTTAGGTACCAATAGTATTTCTCAGCCCCACATAGTCTGGATAAGATTGGCATGGTAGCTTCCTACTGACCCATCTGGGCTGGATTTTTAGGTGATGGAGCATTTGCTGTATGTTTcgtgtatacagtatatagtaaAATAGTTTAATTACATTATAACAGTATTGTTGTAATTACTTACGTTAATGTCTTAAATACAAAGCTGACTGAAAAGGAAATTTAACCTCGTATTTGTTACTAAAATTAGGTACATACTCATTTTCATTTGCAGTAATTTTTGAATAATTAAGCAAAATAATTTAAGCATtgctatttatattttatttatacctGTCTAGATTAGCACTGTGAACAAATTTGTTTCATTACACAGGTTTGGACCCAGCAGGCTTAACGTATCGCAACGTTCCTGCAGAACAGCGTATTGATTCTTCAGATGCTGATTATGTGGATATTCTGCATACTAATGGCTGCTACAACTTTTGGGACCCATGGAGGGTTTGTGTTCTCAGACATTTCTAGGCATAGAGCACTCATTTGCTTCATAGGTAATAATCCCAGCTCTTTCTGGACATGGCAAATTTCCTCTTGGGGCAGTGAGATTTTCTATCTACCACTCGTCACCAGGCAGCAGTTGTTTTAGCGTAAATATTCTATTGGCCACCTTCTTGCTTTCTTCTAGGGTCCATACACCCTTGTGAACACTAACTTATTGATCTTTTATTTGATATGTAATTAACTTGTAAAAGTTGGTTCATTCTGACACTGCTTGGTCTCTTCTGTAATAAGCTTATGCTTTATTTACCACTtcatatgcatgtgtgtgtatacagtatCATTGCATGTCCCTAGAACTTGCCAAAATGTGTGAGCAGAATTTTCCTTCTCTGGTTCAGGTTTTTAGTGCATTCAGTTTAGGTTTCTCCTTTTGAGCtgctgctccctctctctctagtgCCCAGGGATTTTATTCGGAGCCAAGGCATTTAAATGGTGCACAAACTGTTCAGCTTCAGTCGATCATTTAATAATTTGTGTGCATTGATGCATTATTTAGCTTTAAGAggtttgcttgatacctgcttgatggggttttgggagttcttctactccacaagcccggcccgggccaggcttgactagCTTATTGGTGCTCTCACATTTCCTTGCCTATGTTTAGATTTACTGTAAGCACAAGTCTTACAACAGGGTACTCTTTTCAGACTTGATCTGTGGAGAGTCATCCTGAGGATCCAATAAATTCTTACTTAGTTTGGTTTCCACaacattttattattaaattattactattattaaattattattaaatattcaagtaAAGAAATTTCAAATACAGTAATTTGATagtttttgttttattaatactGTATTTACTACTTATGGTACTGGGCTCCATTCGAGCAAGGTTGCACTTTACTGTATTTGATCTATGTTGTCATTAATTTTAACTTCGCACAAGTAATTGGTACTACCGTATATCTTTCAAGAAAGATACCGTAAGATTTGGTTCGGTTTATTTTAATTCAATATATTTTTGGACATTACAGTATCTTTCGAATATTTTGTATTTAGCAAGTGCTAAACTTGGCACATGTATAGACActgtaactcattagcaactagtATGGAAATCTTGTTTTCTTATCAATATAGTGGACATGAATTGATCTTGCTTTGTAGTTACCCCGAGATGGTTCCGAGGCTCGGTGTCCCCATGACCTGGTGAGCTGGTTGGTGAGCTGGTTAACCAGACTGTTAGACGGCACACCTTGCAATTCCTCCATATAACtttagggggcctggtagcctggtggatagcgcacaggactcgtaattctgtggcacgggttcgattcccgcaccaggcagaaacaaatgggcaaagtttctttcaccctgggagttagtcagctctcgcgggctgcttcctggggtatgtgtggtgtgaaaaaaaaaatagtagttagtaaacagttgattgacagttgagaggcaggccaaaagagcaaagctcaaccccccaaacaCAACTAAGTAAATACTTGCCATACACATAACTTTGTATTAAATAATGTGTTGGACAAGCTTGCCTTATTAAAACTGCATGCCTATAATATTTTTTACACTATTTTCTgcaatttattttttatattattgaGGATGTCTTGACAGTGATTTAagtgtatttttggtgtattcatGCCACGACTCAGTCTCCCAGAACCTTGATTGGGAATCACTGTGGTAAAGACTTAATGTTTGACAAGATGTTGGTATGATACCTGTATTGAATTTTGGATTTCCTTTATAATTTGCTATTCATAGCCttctaaaggaaaaaaaaagtccAGTTTGACTCCATTATGCAAAATTGTGTAGCATACTTCTATCAATTACAGGATTGTTATGGTCTCAATGAAAACCTTGGCCATagtgacttctggcctaatgggGGAGAGCACCAACCAGCATGCAGGCAAGCCAATGGTAAGCCCCCTTACTCTGTTGAATACacttgtaattatctaagtgcacTTACAGTACTTAAGTGTAGGTAaaagatgagagctatgctcctgatgtcccatcttcccagttctgtcatatgatgctttgaaaatACTAATGGTTTTGACATCCATCCTatcgcttgttccaaccgtctaccactcagcAAATGTGAATGGTGTGCGATGTGCATGTGGGGACACAGAATATTGTGTTAATTAATGATCCAGTGTGCTAGTATTGAATGTTTCTGGatttaaaataaaatacaaattCTTTTATTGTAGTATATATTCATAGGAGTAATGCAAGTGTAatcacctaagtgtagttacaggatgagagctaagctcgtggtgtcccgtcttcccagtactctttgtcgtataacactttggaactactgacagttttggcctccaccaccaccaccaccttctcacttagcttgttccaactgtctaccactctgtttgcaaaagaaaactttctaaatgTTTTTTCGGCACCTGTTTCCTTAACTTGAATGTGTTTCCTCTTGTTCGTGATGTCGCTGGTTTAAGGAATTCCtccttgtcaatttggtcgatttctGTTAGAATTTTGTATGAacgaacaaaacaaacaaaagcaaaagtaatTTGTGTGTGTAAACGAAGAAGATCAGGATTAATACAAATTAAGATAAAAAAATGGAGGAAATTTAGCTTTCTTTAACCATTAAATTGCTTCTGTAGTCCTCAAGGATAGAGGCCCATGTGCAATTTGCCTGTGGGAGATTTAATATGCTCCATAATGTTCAAAAGTCCTAAAGATATGCACCAGGAAACTGATGTAATTTATAGTGCACAGTTAGACAAATGAAAGTTATTGTATGCATGAGTTAGTATGAATGTAGTGTTATGAGGTGCTATGGCCTCCTAAAATAAACAATTAGCATAAAACTGACAATCTAGAATTTTTACATGTTTGTGTATAGTCCATATCTTTAATTatcattatatatacagtatatacatgtatgtatgtatgtttacatttttatttaataCTTTTTTTGGTATTTGCAGGTGAATATGGTTGTGACCATATGATGGCTTACAAATATTTTCTAGAAAGTCTTGACTATGGGATTGACAGTACATTATTCTTGGCAAGGAATTGCTCTAATTGGAATGACTATGAAGAAGGCTTTTGCTCGTGTGGGGAAAATGCTCAGTATATGGGTTTCTTTGTCGACACCAGGTAATGTTTGTGCaatatttgtttattaaaatGCTTGTATAATTTCCTAATTGTAATTATGAGAGAGTACCGTAAAAGTCTAATGGGCGTCAGGTTATGAAAGGTGCTAATGTAAACATGTAGATTTGATGGCTTGTGAAGACTGCAATTTCAAACCTGTCGGAAAATTCTCCAAACCTACTTCATTTCTTTTTCACCTTGACATTTAATAATTTCCGTATAGACCTCATCGTACCTGCAGATTACCCACATTTCAACCTCACTGATGTACTCATCTCTCCCCGGTATTatagttgggttcgttctcgactcacaatcggggattccggGATTGAACCCCAGGTGGGACAGAAATAGTCGGGTCATGTTTCCTATCACCTTAtgctctcttcacctagcagtaaataagtatgcatgagttagtcagcttgttgtcggGTTGCATCCTGGAAGGGGGGACCTTAATATAAGCACAAACGTGCATGTGTGTTTAATAGTGTAGTTAGTGTATGAAAGCTATGCTCGTGGTattccgtcttcccagtactcactGTTATATAACATTTTGAAACAAcagtactgacggttttggcctcacaACTTTCTCACTTGTTCCAACAGTCTAGCACTCCTGATTGCAAAAGAAAGCTTTCTACTatatttttggcacctttgtttctgtAGCTTGACTCTATGACCTCATGTCCTTgaggttgctggtttcaggaattcctctttgtcaatttggtcaatttccattattaattttgtaagtggagatcatattgcctctttttcttctatcttctagctttggcatatttaacgtcTCAGCCTCTCTTCATAACTCCTGTTCATCAggtctggaagccattttgtagcatgcctttgcacattttccagtttattgatgtgattCTGTTAATTTATTGTGTTAGGAAGCAGCAACTTTCTAACAAACAGAACCCAGAGTGTAGTACTGTACTCAACATAGTAAAATCTGAATCATCTaccgtgaaaagctcagtcccttcaaagtactgtgcttgctccggtaCTTTTCCTCATCcttatatcagacatagacaaggatactgactatagtactgtatcatcccttacagatgacactagaattttcATGAGAGGAGACAACATAGAGAACACAGCAAATCTCCAATCCTACATTAATGAAGTCTTTCAGTGGGCCTCGAAAATAACATGTTGTTTAATATGGATATCAAAGCAAAAACCGTATATAAAACAGTCAAACCACACTGTTGATTGAAAAAAGCAATGTAAGAGATTTAGGAGTAATCATATCAGAAGACCTTACTTTTTgttatggggggtggggggggggggggcaggtggttgtTGCACTGAGAGGTTCAATAGTGAAAATCACAGGAGTTATTAAAATAGTGGAGATTAGAtagaagtacagtacagtatacacgtggtgtcccgtctcgctCTAATCTTTgtcgtgtgtttttttttttgtaggttcTAACGATTTTGGCATTCGCTACCCTCTTGCTTAATTGATTTTATCTGTCTTCTGCTCTATTcacaaaataatttatttatattttgtagCACTTTGTTTTCTTAGTTTGAATCTATGGCCTGTAGTGCTCAAAGTTGTGGATTTTCAAAAATGTGTTTTAAGTGGTTTTAATCTTCactaaatttaaaaataaataaactcTACATATTAAGTTagaatgaatttttttttattacagaGTGGGTGGCATATTTTATTTGGAAACCAATTCAACTTCACCTTACGCTGTGGAGGATGCAATGTGCTCTCCAGGCAATGCCAGTATTTTGAAGATGAAAAGAATTCTCTTGATCATGGGCACAGTACTTTCTTTCATTGGAGTTTCTGGAGGCATTCTTGCTGTAGGGATTGCCATGAGCAGGAAGAGGCGTCGTCAGGCACTGGGCAGCGGCTTGCTGACAAATGAGGAAGTGCAAGGTATTGACGATGCGTGTCAGGAGGACGTTAAGGAGAATGTTCAGTGTAATACTGAGCTCCCTGATTCACATGTCTCTCAGGAGAATGTTCAGTGTAATATTGAATCACCCTAATTCATATGCGTGTTACTTACACCGAGCGTTTTCATATTTCTATGCAATTTTAGCTTTAATAAATTTTTACACCTTAATAATAAAGAAttcttaatattgaagaataaatccacaggagccgtgatgagggttcgaacctatgcaccgaGTGTTCCCAGATGTGCTTTAGTCAACTGTATCACGATTGTACCAACTGTTGCGCACATAGATTTGAACCCTCATCGAGACACCTGTGGATTTATTCTTTGATATATCatattaatgtgatttctctgtgtattattattattacaccttTGTTTTCTTGTAATTTGAATCtccaaatatttatttttaaaatggTATGGATGTATcgtgttgatttttatcattaagATCATTGGGAGTGTGATATAATACTCAAGACTTGTATCTCATATTACTGTACCATTGGAGCTGGCATCCAGTTGTAAATATTATTGCTGATGGAATAGAATATGTTGttgtatgtactgtattgtatttaTATGTAACAAATATTTTACCCTAGGCAATATTATACAAGATTGGGAAGGCAGAGAGACACAGTATAACCTATGTTATACTACCTTGTGAGTGAAACCTATTCTATACTGTATAGTACTGGCATTTTTCTTAATTGGGGTAACTATTAGTTCTACTGCAAGAGATTGTGATAAATAGGTTAATTCTAATCATATGCAATTATATTTTTGAGCCATTTTTGTGTTTAATTTTTCTCATTTAACTACTATCAAAAGCAGACAAAGTTTCCTTTCACTTGACAAtgaaatctgtgtgtgtgtgtgtgtatctaaaGTGCAACTCAGAATTAGTTCAAGGGGTACAAAGGTTAAGAAACAGCTGTATTCGGCAAGGTTCTCCTGGTAGATATCCATCACATGAAAGATTAACATTTTAAATTTTGCTCATAGTGTGGGGCAAAAAGGGGATATATATTAGTATAAGCAGGATCCTTGACAAAAAGTTGTCCTACAATGTGACAGGCAAGTTTTAATAAATGTCTGGACCATCTGGGCCTTAGGAATGACCTTGAAATATCAGCCAGTATGGTGGATTTAAATAGGTgaattacctaagtgtatttacaggatgagagctacgctcgtggtgtcccgtcttcccagcactctttgtcatataacgctttgaaactactgacagtcttggcctccacccttCAAAATTTGACCACTTATAA is a genomic window containing:
- the LOC123774372 gene encoding pancreatic triacylglycerol lipase, giving the protein MMMKSSFRSGAHHIMMHCDIVILSLLLWGLSAAEASRLKPVPANTTALPQVTAVHAAAGNWSRPYIDHTDIDDGDYHQFRTVENGSLKDNLIKVQHFFLWTRKTSGNDSQEDLDPTKVNTIIESSFRPRKTYIIIHGFLGWGTEPWILSLKDKLLDVLDCNVISVEWPAGQGWMLLTYYTAVSRVPSVAKDTTLLIKSLAAHKALHLKDVHFIGHSLGAHVAGIASKPYGGKIGRITGLDPAGLTYRNVPAEQRIDSSDADYVDILHTNGCYNFWDPWRDCYGLNENLGHSDFWPNGGEHQPACRQANGEYGCDHMMAYKYFLESLDYGIDSTLFLARNCSNWNDYEEGFCSCGENAQYMGFFVDTRVGGIFYLETNSTSPYAVEDAMCSPGNASILKMKRILLIMGTVLSFIGVSGGILAVGIAMSRKRRRQALGSGLLTNEEVQGIDDACQEDVKENVQCNTELPDSHVSQENVQCNIESP